The genomic DNA GGTTAGATTATTTATTGGCGGAGGGTTTACGAATTATTCAAAGCCCGTCTGTTTTTTCGTTTTCCCTTGATGCGGTGCTATTGGCGAAATTTGCGTATGTGCCGATTCGCTCAGGGAAGATTGTAGATCTATGTGCAGGTAATGGTGCAATTCCTTTGTTTTTAAGTGCACGGACAAATGCTGAGATTACGGCTGTCGAATTGCAGGAGCGGCTTGCGAATATGGCGGAAAGAAGTGTTCGGTACAACAACCTGGATCAGCAGATTGATATCATCAATGATAATGTTATTGGGATTGCAGCGAAAATTGGTCATGAGAAATATGATACAGTCACATGCAACCCACCGTATTTTCTAGCGCATGAGGCGAGTGAGAAAAATTTGTCGGAGCATGTGACGATTGCACGGCATGAAATCCATTTGACGTTAGAGCAAGCTGTTCAGTCAGCGAGTGAATTGCTTAAGCAAGGCGGAAAAGCGGCGTTTGTTCATCGACCAGGGCGCTTGCTGGATATTGTAACGGCGATGCGCGCGAATCGACTAGAGCCAAAGCGTCTCCGATTTGTGTATCCGAAGGCGGGAAAAGAAGCGAATACATTGCTAATTGAGGGGACGAAAGACGGTAAGCCGGATTTGAAAATATTGCCACCTCTTTATGTGTACGGGGAAGATGGCGAATATACGGAAGAAGTGAGGCAGCTTCTGCATGGACAACAAAGCTGATCATCTATTTTATGTGTTGGAATGCAAGGACGGTTCCTATTATGCAGGGTATACGAATAATTTGGACAAGCGTGTGCGTATGCATAATGAAGGGAAGGGTGCGAAATATACACGTGCCAAGCGGCCTGTACAATGTATTTACCAAGAGGGTTTTGAAACGAAACGAGAAGCGATGCAAGCGGAGTATCGTTTTAAACAATTGACGCGAAATGCGAAAGAACGTTATATGGAAGAGGGGCGAAAGCTAAATGAAATCACAAAAGAGTGCTGAACTTGGAAGAGGAAAACTGTTTCTTGTTGGAACACCGATTGGCAATTTAGAGGATATGACCTATCGGGCTATTCGCATATTAAAAGAAGTCGATACGATTGCGGCGGAAGATACGCGGAATACGATTCGATTATGTAATCATTTTGACATTAAGACGACACTTATTAGCTACCATGAGCATAATATTGAAGTTGGTGGCGAGAAAATTTTAGCAATGCTTACTGAAGGAAAGAGCGTCGCGCTTGTGAGTGATGCTGGAATGCCATGTATTTCAGATCCGGGAGCGGACATTGTAGCGAAAGCACTTGTTGCAGGTTATGACGTGGTTCCAGTACCGGGCGCAAATGCAGCAATTAGTGCATTGGTCGCTTCAGGGTTAGCGCCGCAGCCGTTTTTGTTTTACGGTTTTTTATCACGTCAGAAAAAAGAGCGCAGTGTGCAACTCGACAATTTGAAGTTGCGAGAAGAGACGGTCATTTTGTACGAGGCACCTCACAGGCTTAAAGAGACGTTGCGAGCGTTACAAGATCATTTTGGCAATACGCGCCGGGTTGTATTGGCAAGGGAACTGACAAAGCGTTTTGAAGAATTTTTACGTGGGACGCTTGAAGAGGCTGTAAATTGGGCAGACTCAAATGAGATACGAGGCGAGTTTTGTATTGTCATTGAAGGTGGAGACGGGACGGTTGCTGAAGAACAGGTTGTTTGGTGGCAAGAGCTCGATATTCACACGCATGTAAGCAAATTGATGGAAAGTGGCGAGCTTCGATCAAAAGAGGCGATTCGTGAAGTTGCGAAAGAACGCGGCATAAGTCGACGTGATGTTTATAAAGAATATCATGTAGAAAGTTAACATCTTTTTATCTTCATTCAGCAAATCTTTTTGTACTGAAAGCGAAGCGTCAGCCACAGGAAACTCCAATCTCGATAGGTGGCAAGATGAATGCGGTTTTGTTTTTCAGTTCAGTGAGTGTTCAAACGCCCGCTGAACGAAGATAAAGCCTCCGGCGGATGTCACAGATTTTTTAGAGGAGCTTTTAGAGCTCGCTCGAAAAAAATCTGGACGCAATTACGCCGAGGCGTAATTGATAAAGAAAAATCCAGACCGAATTATCGCTCTGGATTTTTTAATCTATCATTACTTTTGAAGATTTTCTTCAATTTCTTTGATCAATTGTTTTGCACCTTCAGGGCTCAAAATCAATTTACCATCGATTAGACGTAGGTTGTCGTCAGATACGTCACCTGTAAC from Sporosarcina sp. FSL K6-1522 includes the following:
- a CDS encoding tRNA1(Val) (adenine(37)-N6)-methyltransferase encodes the protein MENILRDDERLDYLLAEGLRIIQSPSVFSFSLDAVLLAKFAYVPIRSGKIVDLCAGNGAIPLFLSARTNAEITAVELQERLANMAERSVRYNNLDQQIDIINDNVIGIAAKIGHEKYDTVTCNPPYFLAHEASEKNLSEHVTIARHEIHLTLEQAVQSASELLKQGGKAAFVHRPGRLLDIVTAMRANRLEPKRLRFVYPKAGKEANTLLIEGTKDGKPDLKILPPLYVYGEDGEYTEEVRQLLHGQQS
- a CDS encoding GIY-YIG nuclease family protein, which produces MDNKADHLFYVLECKDGSYYAGYTNNLDKRVRMHNEGKGAKYTRAKRPVQCIYQEGFETKREAMQAEYRFKQLTRNAKERYMEEGRKLNEITKEC
- the rsmI gene encoding 16S rRNA (cytidine(1402)-2'-O)-methyltransferase encodes the protein MKSQKSAELGRGKLFLVGTPIGNLEDMTYRAIRILKEVDTIAAEDTRNTIRLCNHFDIKTTLISYHEHNIEVGGEKILAMLTEGKSVALVSDAGMPCISDPGADIVAKALVAGYDVVPVPGANAAISALVASGLAPQPFLFYGFLSRQKKERSVQLDNLKLREETVILYEAPHRLKETLRALQDHFGNTRRVVLARELTKRFEEFLRGTLEEAVNWADSNEIRGEFCIVIEGGDGTVAEEQVVWWQELDIHTHVSKLMESGELRSKEAIREVAKERGISRRDVYKEYHVES